The Saxibacter everestensis genome has a window encoding:
- a CDS encoding enoyl-CoA hydratase/isomerase family protein — MIAESSDEVSVHPNLRLRDVGHVRILRIDREEKLGAFSSSLVAAIGTEIVRIRQTPAVRVVVLTGTGRGFVAGADIEEYSHASVEEFEEYQRRSRAVFDDLARLPQATIAAVNGYAFGGGFEIALCCDFILASTTARLGLPEIKLGLFPGGGGPQRLVREVGARWTKELVMTGRTVYPDEALAKGIVTRVHPPEELLEAALEFATVLAGQPRSALRDAKHLIDSGRSQDIETALTADQLALARLFHSEDGQEGIRAFIEKRPAAFGDD, encoded by the coding sequence ATGATCGCCGAATCCAGCGACGAGGTCTCAGTGCACCCGAATCTCCGGCTGCGCGACGTGGGACACGTGCGCATCCTTCGCATTGACCGCGAGGAGAAGCTCGGAGCGTTCTCCAGCTCTCTGGTCGCGGCGATCGGCACGGAGATCGTCCGCATCCGCCAGACGCCCGCGGTGCGGGTGGTGGTGCTCACCGGCACCGGCCGCGGATTTGTCGCCGGAGCGGACATCGAGGAGTACTCCCATGCCTCCGTCGAGGAATTCGAGGAGTACCAGCGACGCTCACGGGCGGTGTTCGATGATCTCGCCCGGCTGCCCCAGGCGACGATCGCCGCCGTAAACGGCTACGCGTTCGGCGGCGGCTTCGAGATCGCGCTCTGCTGCGACTTCATCCTCGCCTCAACGACGGCCCGGCTCGGGCTGCCAGAGATCAAGCTCGGGCTGTTCCCGGGCGGGGGCGGTCCTCAGCGTCTGGTGCGCGAAGTGGGCGCCCGCTGGACCAAGGAACTCGTGATGACGGGCCGCACCGTGTACCCCGACGAGGCCCTGGCTAAAGGGATCGTGACGCGCGTGCACCCGCCGGAGGAGCTCTTGGAGGCGGCTCTCGAGTTCGCCACGGTGCTCGCCGGGCAGCCTCGGAGCGCTCTTCGCGACGCGAAGCATTTGATCGACTCCGGCCGGTCGCAGGACATCGAGACTGCCCTGACCGCAGATCAGTTGGCCCTCGCGCGGTTGTTCCATTCGGAGGACGGCCAGGAGGGGATTCGGGCCTTCATCGAGAAGCGCCCTGCGGCGTTCGGCGACGACTGA
- a CDS encoding CaiB/BaiF CoA transferase family protein, with protein sequence MQALDGIRVLDFTQMMLGPYGTQLLGDLGADVIKVERAEGEWERSLEMIGELVDGESAAYLAMNRNKRSLALDLKNPIARQALLDLGASCDVVVENFRPGVLARLGLGYEEFKSVKPDIIYCSGSGWGQDTTFARENRPGQDLLIQAMSGLAAATGRRTDPPTPAGTAIVDHATALTLANGILAALVARSIHGIGQRVEVDLYSTAIAMQCQEISAFVNQETDYERSTEGIGQAWLSAPFGIYQASDGWLAVAMAPLETIADAVGDAAVAAFDPWTERDEAKRALGSVLVRRPIQHWLDAFGSRGLWAARVRTTREAVDELRADDSDMIVTVDGPGGTPIELIGCAIRMSETPWRQRHAPPRVGEHSAEILREVLPESQIEELLKEQNR encoded by the coding sequence ATGCAGGCCCTCGACGGAATCCGCGTACTCGACTTCACCCAGATGATGTTGGGGCCGTACGGCACCCAGCTGCTCGGCGATCTGGGCGCGGATGTGATCAAGGTGGAGCGCGCGGAGGGCGAGTGGGAACGCTCGCTTGAGATGATTGGCGAGCTCGTCGATGGCGAGTCCGCGGCCTATCTGGCGATGAACCGCAACAAGCGCTCGCTCGCCCTCGATCTGAAGAACCCGATCGCACGTCAGGCGCTGCTCGACCTCGGCGCAAGTTGCGACGTGGTGGTCGAGAACTTCCGGCCCGGCGTCCTCGCCAGGCTGGGACTTGGCTACGAGGAATTCAAGTCGGTCAAGCCCGACATCATCTACTGCTCGGGATCGGGCTGGGGCCAGGACACGACCTTCGCACGCGAGAACCGCCCCGGCCAGGATCTGCTGATCCAGGCCATGTCTGGGCTTGCGGCGGCAACCGGCCGCCGAACCGACCCGCCGACCCCGGCGGGAACGGCGATTGTCGACCATGCCACCGCTCTCACGCTCGCCAACGGCATCCTCGCGGCATTGGTCGCACGGAGCATCCACGGCATCGGGCAGCGAGTCGAGGTCGACCTGTACTCCACGGCGATCGCTATGCAGTGCCAGGAGATCTCGGCGTTCGTGAACCAGGAGACCGACTACGAACGCTCGACGGAAGGGATCGGCCAGGCCTGGCTGTCAGCGCCGTTCGGCATTTACCAGGCCAGCGACGGCTGGTTGGCCGTAGCGATGGCCCCGCTGGAGACGATCGCCGACGCCGTGGGCGACGCGGCTGTGGCCGCGTTCGATCCGTGGACCGAGCGCGACGAGGCGAAGCGGGCACTTGGATCCGTCCTGGTCAGGCGTCCCATCCAGCACTGGCTCGACGCGTTCGGGTCCCGTGGACTGTGGGCGGCGCGCGTGCGCACCACGCGCGAGGCCGTGGACGAGCTACGCGCCGACGATTCAGACATGATCGTCACTGTGGACGGCCCGGGCGGAACGCCGATCGAATTGATCGGATGCGCTATCCGGATGAGCGAGACACCCTGGCGCCAGCGGCACGCTCCCCCGCGGGTCGGCGAGCACAGCGCCGAGATCCTACGCGAGGTGCTGCCCGAGTCGCAGATCGAGGAACTACTGAAGGAGCAAAATCGATGA